The following coding sequences are from one Natrarchaeobaculum sulfurireducens window:
- a CDS encoding carotenoid oxygenase family protein has translation MQTMTADDGLLAGFRSLEAEVTDHRLPTSGSVPEWLSGALIRNGPGRFESGDDRVSHWFDGLAMLRRYAFDDGTIRYTNRFLRTEAHAAARDGSLEGQFGTDVGFARRLAAWVQARGPPTPTDNASVHVARLGDHYVALTEAPRRVAFDPVTLETHGEFRWRDDLPEHLATAHLTVDPTSGETIGYATTFGRNPQYHVYRIENGTATRELIASVPAIGPGYVHDCSVTPNYVVLVETPLRIAIWRALTPWGDDGLLDALVYDHDRPVRFVVIDRDTGDLVAEPRTDPFFTFHHANAFEDDDTLVLDLVAFPDGDVVDGLTLEALSQDGFDAAPDGRLRRFRIDPHASDDRVVREQATRYPGGLEFPTVAPSARSRPYRFLYGQTTDRRGANGLVKLDLETGTATEWWKSGWYVEEPRFVPRPGGAAEDDGVVLATAIDVEAAQSLVLVFDAETLSERARATLPHVAPFGFHGRFFPDAA, from the coding sequence ATGCAGACGATGACGGCAGACGACGGTCTCTTGGCCGGCTTTCGATCGCTCGAGGCGGAGGTGACCGACCACCGGCTCCCGACAAGCGGGTCGGTCCCGGAGTGGCTCTCGGGGGCGCTGATTCGGAACGGGCCGGGCCGGTTCGAAAGCGGCGACGACAGGGTCTCCCACTGGTTCGACGGCCTCGCCATGTTGCGCCGCTACGCGTTCGATGACGGCACGATCCGGTACACCAACCGATTCCTACGAACCGAGGCGCACGCGGCCGCTCGAGACGGCAGCCTCGAGGGCCAGTTCGGTACCGACGTCGGCTTCGCTCGCCGACTCGCGGCCTGGGTCCAAGCCCGTGGCCCGCCGACGCCGACCGACAACGCCTCCGTACACGTCGCCCGCCTTGGCGACCACTACGTTGCACTCACCGAGGCGCCGCGCCGGGTCGCGTTCGATCCGGTCACGCTCGAGACCCACGGGGAGTTCCGGTGGCGGGACGACCTCCCCGAACACCTCGCGACGGCTCACCTTACCGTCGACCCGACCAGCGGGGAGACGATCGGCTACGCCACGACGTTCGGTAGGAACCCCCAGTATCACGTCTACCGGATCGAAAACGGCACCGCGACCCGCGAGCTGATCGCCTCGGTTCCCGCGATCGGCCCCGGCTACGTCCACGACTGTTCCGTGACGCCGAACTACGTCGTCCTCGTCGAGACGCCGCTGCGGATCGCCATCTGGCGTGCGCTTACCCCGTGGGGCGACGACGGGTTACTCGACGCCCTGGTCTACGACCACGATCGACCGGTCCGGTTCGTGGTGATCGACCGCGACACCGGCGACCTCGTCGCCGAGCCCCGAACTGACCCGTTCTTTACCTTTCACCACGCGAACGCCTTCGAGGACGACGACACGCTCGTCCTCGATCTCGTCGCCTTCCCCGACGGCGACGTCGTCGACGGCCTGACGCTCGAGGCGCTCTCCCAGGACGGGTTCGACGCGGCGCCGGACGGACGACTCCGGCGGTTCCGGATCGACCCGCACGCGTCTGACGATAGAGTCGTCCGTGAGCAGGCGACGCGCTATCCCGGCGGCCTCGAGTTTCCGACCGTCGCGCCGAGCGCTCGAAGTCGACCCTACCGGTTCCTCTACGGCCAGACGACCGACCGCCGCGGGGCGAACGGCCTCGTCAAGCTCGACCTCGAGACGGGGACTGCCACCGAGTGGTGGAAGTCCGGCTGGTACGTCGAAGAGCCGCGATTCGTCCCTCGCCCCGGTGGTGCCGCTGAAGACGACGGGGTCGTCCTCGCAACTGCGATCGACGTCGAAGCGGCGCAGTCGCTCGTACTCGTCTTCGACGCCGAGACGCTCTCCGAGCGGGCACGGGCGACACTCCCGCACGTCGCTCCGTTCGGCTTTCACGGTCGGTTCTTCCCCGACGCGGCCTGA
- the tsaA gene encoding tRNA (N6-threonylcarbamoyladenosine(37)-N6)-methyltransferase TrmO, which translates to MGERYEYEPIGVIHTPFESPVDMPIQPIGDATTEGTVELEDGYADGVADLEGFSHCVLLYHFHETADDVSMRVEPFLDADARGLFATRAPNRPNPIGLSVVEILAVDDGELTVGGVDVVDGTPLLDLKPFVPDFDVPEDVTAGWLEGAAEDARSTRADDRFH; encoded by the coding sequence ATGGGCGAGCGTTACGAGTACGAGCCGATCGGCGTGATCCACACCCCATTCGAGTCGCCGGTGGACATGCCGATCCAGCCGATTGGCGACGCGACGACCGAGGGGACCGTCGAACTCGAGGACGGCTACGCCGACGGAGTGGCTGATCTCGAGGGATTTTCTCACTGCGTGCTGTTGTATCACTTCCACGAGACGGCCGACGACGTCTCGATGCGCGTCGAGCCGTTTCTGGATGCCGACGCGCGCGGACTGTTCGCGACGCGTGCCCCGAATCGACCCAACCCGATCGGGCTCTCGGTCGTCGAGATACTGGCTGTCGACGACGGCGAACTCACGGTCGGCGGCGTCGACGTGGTCGACGGGACGCCGCTTCTCGATCTCAAGCCGTTCGTTCCCGACTTCGACGTCCCCGAAGACGTGACGGCGGGATGGCTCGAGGGTGCCGCCGAGGACGCTCGGTCGACGCGCGCGGACGACCGGTTTCACTGA
- a CDS encoding amidohydrolase produces MNEPVRDRLATLRRGLHRHPEPAWREFYTTARLVEELRAIGVDELAIGPDAYDPGDRMAVPDEEALAPWLERARENGADEKLLERMAGGNTGAVAVLERGDGPAIGLRVDIDALFIEESTAAEHDPAAEGFRSEFEGTMHACGHDVHMTWGLAALEAIAESDFSGRFVVFFQPAEEQSGGGQPMAESEFAADLDYLLAAHVGLDHPTGEVVAGIEKPLAMCHVDVTIEGTSAHAGKAPNEGDNAMHAMGTAIENAYAIPRHADGMTRINVGYAEAGTASNVIAERAHMEAEARGETTHLMEYAKTRLERVIQSAARMHGCRADVDVVSESPRADSDPQLVDVVAAAAGEVHGVERVVPTAEFGASEDATFLMDRVQREGGLAAYLIVGTDHPGSHHTPTFDVDETSLEHGVDVLVGTVRELERRHPIPRGDAVGGQ; encoded by the coding sequence ATGAACGAACCTGTACGGGATCGGCTTGCGACGCTGCGACGGGGTCTGCATCGCCACCCCGAGCCGGCCTGGCGCGAGTTCTACACGACCGCTCGGCTCGTCGAGGAACTCCGTGCGATCGGCGTCGACGAACTCGCCATCGGCCCCGACGCGTACGACCCCGGAGACCGGATGGCCGTCCCCGATGAGGAGGCGCTTGCGCCCTGGCTCGAGCGGGCCCGCGAGAACGGGGCCGACGAGAAGCTCCTCGAGCGGATGGCCGGTGGGAACACGGGGGCGGTCGCGGTGCTCGAGCGCGGTGACGGCCCCGCCATCGGCCTTCGTGTCGACATCGACGCGCTGTTCATCGAGGAGTCGACGGCCGCAGAACACGATCCAGCCGCCGAGGGCTTCCGGTCCGAGTTCGAGGGGACAATGCACGCCTGCGGCCACGACGTCCACATGACCTGGGGGCTTGCGGCGCTCGAAGCGATCGCCGAGAGTGACTTTTCAGGGCGATTCGTCGTCTTCTTCCAGCCCGCCGAAGAGCAAAGCGGCGGTGGACAGCCGATGGCCGAAAGCGAGTTCGCCGCCGATCTGGACTACCTGCTCGCCGCCCACGTCGGCCTCGATCACCCGACGGGTGAGGTCGTCGCCGGCATCGAGAAACCGCTCGCGATGTGTCACGTCGACGTAACCATCGAGGGAACCTCGGCTCACGCGGGGAAAGCGCCGAACGAGGGCGACAACGCCATGCACGCGATGGGGACGGCGATCGAAAACGCCTACGCGATCCCACGGCACGCAGACGGGATGACCCGCATCAACGTCGGCTACGCGGAAGCCGGAACCGCGAGCAACGTCATCGCCGAGCGAGCCCACATGGAGGCCGAGGCCCGTGGCGAGACGACCCACCTGATGGAGTACGCCAAAACTCGACTCGAGCGCGTGATACAAAGCGCGGCCCGAATGCACGGCTGTCGAGCGGACGTCGACGTGGTTAGCGAGTCGCCTCGGGCCGACAGCGACCCACAACTCGTCGACGTGGTCGCAGCGGCCGCAGGGGAGGTGCACGGGGTAGAACGCGTCGTCCCCACGGCCGAGTTCGGCGCGAGCGAAGACGCCACCTTCCTCATGGATCGCGTCCAGCGAGAGGGCGGACTCGCCGCCTACCTGATCGTCGGCACCGACCATCCGGGAAGCCACCACACACCGACGTTCGACGTCGACGAAACCAGCCTGGAACACGGCGTCGACGTCCTCGTCGGTACGGTTCGGGAACTCGAGCGGCGACATCCGATTCCACGAGGGGACGCCGTCGGCGGGCAGTAA
- a CDS encoding DUF7577 domain-containing protein, which produces MGSRRTSDERAVTCQACGTENNAFYTYCRSCLGSLPSRPRA; this is translated from the coding sequence ATGGGTTCTCGACGCACCTCCGACGAGAGAGCAGTCACGTGCCAGGCATGTGGCACGGAAAACAACGCCTTCTACACCTACTGCCGGAGCTGTCTTGGGTCGCTTCCCTCGAGGCCGAGGGCGTAA
- the pyrE gene encoding orotate phosphoribosyltransferase, producing the protein MPNQDLIDALRESGAVQFGEFELAHGGTSEYYVDKYLFETDPDCLEVVADAFAARVDEDDKLAGVALGAVPLAAATSISAGVPYVIARKQRKEYGTGNVVEGRLEEGEEVVVLEDIVTTGTSLVDAIEALREAGATVERALIVVDREEGGRENVEDAGVEMEALVTASELLADRDDE; encoded by the coding sequence ATGCCAAATCAGGACCTCATCGACGCGCTTCGGGAGTCCGGGGCCGTCCAGTTCGGCGAGTTCGAACTCGCCCATGGTGGCACGAGTGAGTACTACGTCGACAAGTATCTCTTCGAGACCGACCCCGACTGCCTCGAGGTCGTCGCCGACGCCTTCGCCGCTCGAGTCGACGAGGACGACAAACTCGCGGGCGTCGCCCTCGGTGCCGTCCCGCTCGCCGCCGCGACCAGCATCAGTGCCGGCGTTCCCTACGTGATCGCGCGCAAGCAGCGCAAGGAGTATGGCACCGGTAACGTCGTCGAAGGGCGACTCGAGGAAGGCGAGGAAGTCGTCGTGCTCGAGGACATCGTCACGACGGGGACGAGTCTCGTCGACGCGATCGAAGCCCTGCGCGAGGCGGGCGCGACCGTCGAGCGCGCGCTGATCGTCGTCGACCGCGAGGAAGGCGGCCGCGAAAACGTCGAGGACGCTGGCGTCGAGATGGAAGCCCTCGTGACGGCGAGCGAGTTACTCGCGGATCGAGACGACGAGTAA
- a CDS encoding aminotransferase class III-fold pyridoxal phosphate-dependent enzyme, translated as MDRDTAEPDVDAFPGPNAREWVAFHGENAAPSEYSHEFVWDITREADGPFVTDVDGNVLLDFTCHIGAAPLGYNNEKITSKLREFDLVEPMKIAGQDMYFGAGPTPEESSVPGSSHLMDKLVEVSSRYGMDTVFLSNSGAEAIENAMKITHDHRAPAKYGYAFAGSFHGRTLGTLSLTKSKEVYTRHYPQIDGIETVQFCADRACDPDSCDCGFFAGEGSQLRNALAPEGGHVNPEEVAFIALEPIQGVGGYRFPSDEFMAEVGAVSDEYDIPLVVDEIQSGVGRTGEIWASDHYPIEPDVISAAKALRVGATISRSDIFPTEKNRLGSTFGGGDLLGSMMGAFTLEAIEEYDLLENATTRGEQAKELLADDAPDYVEDVRGKGLMLAIEFDTHERRNAVVEASLRRGLLTLGCGTKTIRLLPPLDSSAREIELGVGIFCDAIEAVGTNTTAA; from the coding sequence ATGGATAGGGACACAGCGGAACCGGACGTGGACGCCTTCCCCGGCCCAAACGCCCGCGAGTGGGTTGCGTTCCACGGCGAAAACGCTGCACCGAGCGAATACTCCCACGAGTTCGTCTGGGACATCACCCGCGAGGCCGACGGACCGTTCGTCACCGACGTCGATGGCAACGTCCTTCTGGATTTCACCTGCCACATCGGCGCTGCCCCCCTCGGATACAACAACGAGAAGATCACGTCGAAGCTCCGCGAGTTCGACCTCGTCGAGCCGATGAAGATCGCCGGCCAGGACATGTACTTCGGCGCCGGCCCGACCCCCGAGGAGTCGTCGGTGCCGGGCTCGAGTCACCTGATGGACAAACTGGTCGAGGTTTCGAGTCGGTACGGGATGGACACCGTGTTCCTCTCGAACTCCGGCGCGGAGGCGATCGAGAACGCGATGAAAATCACACACGACCACCGCGCGCCGGCGAAGTACGGCTACGCCTTCGCCGGCAGTTTCCACGGTCGAACCCTCGGGACCCTCTCGTTAACGAAGTCCAAGGAGGTCTACACGCGCCATTACCCCCAGATCGACGGCATCGAGACCGTCCAGTTCTGTGCGGACCGTGCCTGCGATCCCGACAGCTGTGACTGTGGCTTCTTCGCCGGCGAGGGCTCACAGCTCCGCAACGCCCTCGCGCCCGAGGGTGGCCACGTCAACCCCGAGGAGGTCGCGTTCATCGCGCTCGAGCCGATTCAGGGCGTCGGCGGCTATCGCTTCCCCAGCGACGAGTTCATGGCCGAGGTCGGTGCCGTCAGCGACGAGTACGATATTCCGCTCGTCGTCGACGAGATCCAGTCGGGCGTCGGCCGAACGGGCGAGATCTGGGCCTCGGATCACTACCCCATCGAACCGGACGTCATCTCGGCGGCGAAGGCGCTTCGCGTCGGTGCGACCATCTCGCGCTCCGATATTTTCCCGACCGAGAAAAACCGGCTCGGATCGACGTTCGGCGGCGGCGACCTGCTCGGCTCGATGATGGGTGCGTTCACCCTCGAGGCCATCGAGGAGTACGACCTCCTCGAGAACGCGACGACCCGCGGCGAGCAGGCGAAAGAACTGCTGGCCGACGACGCGCCCGACTACGTCGAGGACGTCCGCGGGAAGGGGCTGATGCTCGCCATCGAATTCGACACGCACGAGCGACGGAACGCCGTCGTCGAAGCGTCGCTCAGACGCGGTCTGCTCACCCTCGGCTGTGGCACGAAGACGATCCGCCTGCTCCCGCCGCTCGACTCGAGCGCCCGCGAAATCGAACTCGGTGTCGGCATCTTCTGTGACGCCATCGAAGCCGTCGGAACGAACACGACTGCCGCCTGA
- a CDS encoding DUF7322 domain-containing protein translates to MVFDPSDDDPFADDPFEDPFADDPLEDPFADGRTDTGSDGADDIEKTLGEIPRATLLAFIVVGVLVHAGLFAAALGLMLVGFRGQWLIGGGLAAGGFLALFGAIVQYRRFRRAQ, encoded by the coding sequence GTGGTCTTCGATCCATCAGACGACGATCCGTTCGCCGACGATCCGTTCGAGGACCCCTTCGCGGACGACCCGCTCGAGGATCCGTTCGCCGACGGTCGGACCGATACCGGGAGCGACGGGGCCGATGACATCGAGAAGACCCTCGGCGAGATTCCGCGAGCGACGTTGCTCGCGTTCATCGTCGTCGGCGTACTCGTCCACGCCGGACTGTTCGCCGCCGCGCTCGGGCTGATGCTCGTCGGCTTTCGTGGGCAGTGGCTCATCGGTGGTGGACTCGCCGCCGGCGGATTCCTGGCGCTTTTCGGTGCCATCGTCCAGTACCGCCGATTCAGACGCGCCCAGTGA
- a CDS encoding CDP-2,3-bis-(O-geranylgeranyl)-sn-glycerol synthase — protein sequence MAVLETIVVAFWAMLPAYVPNNAAVLAGGGRPIDGGRTWGDKRVLGDGKTWRGTAAGILAGLAVAGLLTVVADDVGAAVGVDVPAFEPLAALGLAAGAMLGDILASFLKRRTGRQRGAMFPGLDQLDFVVVSLPLAALLAPGWFFEVFTWDVILVVVVLTPILHVTTNMLAYKLGLKNEPW from the coding sequence ATGGCAGTACTCGAGACGATCGTCGTCGCGTTCTGGGCGATGTTGCCCGCCTACGTGCCGAACAACGCCGCAGTGTTGGCCGGTGGCGGCCGTCCGATCGACGGCGGCCGGACGTGGGGTGACAAGCGCGTTCTCGGCGATGGGAAGACCTGGCGCGGGACGGCCGCCGGCATTCTCGCCGGTCTCGCGGTCGCCGGCCTGTTGACGGTCGTCGCCGACGACGTCGGAGCCGCCGTCGGCGTCGACGTGCCGGCGTTCGAACCGCTCGCCGCGCTCGGCCTCGCCGCCGGGGCCATGCTCGGCGACATCCTCGCGTCGTTCCTCAAGCGCCGGACGGGCCGTCAGCGCGGCGCGATGTTCCCCGGCCTCGATCAGTTGGACTTCGTCGTCGTCTCGCTCCCGCTGGCGGCGCTGCTCGCTCCCGGCTGGTTCTTCGAGGTGTTCACCTGGGACGTGATCCTCGTCGTCGTCGTGCTCACGCCGATTCTCCACGTGACGACGAATATGCTCGCGTACAAACTCGGCCTGAAAAACGAGCCCTGGTAA
- a CDS encoding BCCT family transporter: MSAEDSGAIDRFLEELDPIVFVFGALLSVGVIVAFFLDRSFVAGTIELVHDEMLSYLSWALLVIVFLIVVFLLFLIVGPWGKIKLGDGDPEYSFLSFFAMLYSAGFAAGVVFWGPTEALFYYDDPNPLYGVEGGSAEAIPLAVQQTLFHWALPQLAVFTIMGIAIGYFAYNYDGVPLRVSSALTPILGKENLDGPAAKVIDVLAVFATIGGVATSLGFIGSQFVTGLNEAWGVDLGDSGILLVVTAMTILFTISMVLGIDRGIRRLSNFNMGLFAVMMIATFIVGPTMFLLLLGSQAIGGMISDFVAMSLYTGAGAGADGAAWVEGWTVFYWAWALSWSPFAGLFIARIAKGRTVREVAFTGIVATSAATIPWFVFVGGTAVFFQHEGIASFADVMAFEAGAEVTGFIMFEAFPFGAAFMIAFLVLVTTFFVTSADSSTLAVSMMTTGGKAQPSNVNRIFWGLVLGLTAAILMLLGGEGGAGALEQAVVITGAPFAFVCLFAMLSLARNFSANHGRVLLQDRSVLIGSSPDRTDEPAPSAEPSDDD, encoded by the coding sequence GTGAGCGCGGAGGACTCTGGGGCGATCGATCGGTTCCTCGAGGAACTCGATCCGATCGTCTTCGTTTTCGGTGCGTTGCTCTCGGTGGGTGTGATCGTCGCGTTCTTCCTCGATCGGTCGTTCGTCGCCGGGACGATCGAACTGGTTCACGACGAGATGCTCAGCTATCTGAGTTGGGCGCTGCTGGTGATCGTGTTCCTGATCGTCGTCTTCCTTCTGTTCCTGATCGTCGGGCCGTGGGGGAAGATCAAACTCGGTGACGGAGATCCGGAGTACAGTTTCCTGTCGTTTTTCGCGATGCTGTACTCCGCGGGCTTCGCTGCGGGGGTCGTCTTCTGGGGGCCGACCGAAGCACTGTTTTATTACGACGATCCGAATCCGCTGTACGGCGTCGAGGGTGGCTCGGCGGAGGCGATTCCGCTGGCCGTCCAGCAGACGCTGTTCCACTGGGCGTTGCCCCAACTTGCGGTGTTTACCATCATGGGCATCGCGATCGGCTACTTCGCGTACAACTACGACGGCGTCCCGCTACGGGTATCGTCGGCACTGACGCCGATTCTCGGCAAGGAGAACCTCGACGGACCGGCTGCAAAGGTGATCGACGTGCTCGCCGTGTTCGCGACCATCGGCGGCGTCGCGACGTCACTGGGCTTCATCGGGAGCCAGTTCGTGACCGGCCTCAACGAAGCCTGGGGCGTCGACCTGGGAGATAGTGGCATCCTGCTGGTCGTGACTGCGATGACGATCCTGTTTACGATCTCGATGGTGCTCGGGATCGACCGTGGCATTCGTCGGCTCTCGAACTTCAACATGGGGCTGTTCGCCGTGATGATGATCGCGACGTTCATCGTCGGACCGACCATGTTCCTGTTGTTGCTCGGCTCGCAGGCGATCGGCGGCATGATCAGTGACTTCGTTGCCATGAGTCTCTACACCGGTGCTGGTGCCGGAGCCGACGGGGCCGCGTGGGTGGAGGGCTGGACGGTCTTTTACTGGGCGTGGGCGCTCTCGTGGTCGCCGTTTGCCGGGCTGTTCATCGCCCGGATCGCGAAGGGACGAACCGTCCGCGAGGTGGCCTTTACGGGGATCGTCGCGACCTCGGCTGCCACGATCCCGTGGTTCGTCTTCGTCGGCGGCACAGCCGTCTTCTTCCAGCACGAGGGAATCGCCAGCTTCGCCGACGTGATGGCGTTCGAAGCCGGTGCGGAGGTGACCGGCTTCATCATGTTCGAGGCGTTCCCGTTCGGCGCAGCGTTCATGATCGCGTTCCTCGTGCTCGTGACGACGTTCTTCGTCACCTCGGCGGACTCCTCGACGCTCGCGGTCTCGATGATGACCACCGGCGGGAAAGCACAGCCGTCGAACGTCAACCGCATCTTCTGGGGCCTCGTGCTCGGACTGACCGCCGCGATTCTCATGTTGCTGGGTGGAGAAGGTGGTGCCGGCGCACTCGAGCAGGCGGTCGTCATCACGGGCGCGCCCTTCGCGTTCGTCTGTCTCTTCGCGATGCTCTCGCTGGCCAGAAACTTCAGCGCCAACCACGGTCGGGTCCTCTTGCAGGATCGATCCGTTCTGATCGGCTCGAGCCCCGACCGAACGGACGAACCGGCACCGAGTGCGGAGCCCTCTGACGACGACTGA
- a CDS encoding M24 family metallopeptidase translates to MVWDVFDESEYEHRLSRTQERLLEEDLDAIVVSDPANMNYLAGYDGWSFYVHQAVIVTPERDEPVWVGRDMDAGGARATTWLSEENIRAYSDDHVHSPYDLHPMDYVAGVLKELEVATGRIGLEMDASYFTAKSYTRLQGNLPDATFVDTTLLVNWVRVKKSAQELEYMEQAARISEQAMQAGIDAIGEGVPEYEAARAIYDALLGGTDEFGGDYPAIVPLMPSGDHTDTPHLTWTDRPFEDGDPVIIELSGCRHRYHSPLARTTFVGDPPDELERTADIVVEGIEAALDRVEPGVTCEAVEEAWRETIAQYGLEKEDRIGYSMGLGYPPDWGEHTASIRPGDETVLEEDMTFHMIPGIWTDEIGMEISETFRITGSGAETLADFPRKLFTS, encoded by the coding sequence ATGGTATGGGACGTCTTCGACGAGAGCGAGTACGAACACCGGCTATCACGGACCCAGGAACGACTGCTCGAGGAGGATCTCGACGCCATCGTCGTCTCCGATCCGGCGAATATGAACTACCTCGCGGGATACGACGGCTGGTCGTTCTACGTCCACCAGGCCGTGATCGTCACCCCAGAGCGTGACGAACCCGTCTGGGTCGGTCGGGATATGGACGCGGGCGGTGCGCGTGCGACCACCTGGCTCTCCGAGGAGAACATCCGAGCCTACAGCGACGATCACGTCCACTCGCCGTACGACCTTCATCCGATGGACTACGTCGCGGGCGTCCTGAAAGAACTCGAGGTCGCGACTGGCCGGATCGGCCTCGAGATGGACGCCTCCTACTTCACCGCCAAATCCTACACCCGGCTCCAGGGGAACCTGCCCGACGCGACGTTCGTCGATACGACACTGCTGGTCAACTGGGTGCGCGTGAAGAAATCGGCCCAGGAACTCGAGTACATGGAGCAAGCCGCCCGGATCTCGGAGCAGGCGATGCAGGCGGGCATCGACGCAATCGGCGAGGGCGTTCCCGAGTACGAGGCGGCGCGGGCGATCTACGACGCCTTGCTCGGCGGCACCGACGAGTTCGGCGGCGACTACCCCGCGATCGTTCCGCTGATGCCGTCGGGCGACCACACCGACACTCCGCATCTGACGTGGACCGACCGGCCGTTCGAAGACGGCGACCCGGTCATCATCGAGCTCTCGGGCTGTCGCCACCGCTATCACTCGCCGCTTGCGCGGACGACGTTCGTCGGGGACCCACCAGATGAACTCGAGCGGACCGCCGACATCGTCGTCGAAGGGATCGAAGCGGCCCTCGATCGTGTCGAACCGGGCGTCACCTGCGAGGCCGTCGAGGAAGCCTGGCGCGAGACGATCGCCCAGTACGGCCTCGAGAAGGAGGATCGGATCGGCTACTCGATGGGGCTTGGCTATCCGCCGGACTGGGGCGAGCACACCGCGAGCATCCGGCCGGGCGACGAGACGGTCTTAGAGGAGGACATGACGTTCCACATGATCCCCGGCATCTGGACCGACGAGATCGGCATGGAGATCAGCGAGACGTTCCGCATCACGGGCTCGGGCGCGGAGACGCTCGCGGACTTCCCGCGGAAGCTGTTCACGAGCTGA
- a CDS encoding DUF302 domain-containing protein — MNRDNDGRRSSRGLTLLGGLVAGAVGTVAAMAALGPRLLMVEDESPYGFAETTDRFESAVESTDWKILHVHDLQGKMENHGYVADRTTVYEICSSEHASNILTRDDERVVSSMMPCRVSVYETSDGRVYISRMNAGLVATVFGGVVRRTMDDAYTESEAIVDATVDPFDDPRP, encoded by the coding sequence ATGAACAGAGACAACGACGGTCGACGATCATCTCGCGGACTCACACTGCTGGGTGGGCTCGTCGCCGGAGCGGTCGGAACGGTCGCCGCGATGGCCGCGCTCGGCCCGCGACTACTGATGGTCGAAGACGAGAGTCCGTATGGCTTCGCGGAGACGACCGATCGCTTCGAGTCCGCGGTCGAGTCGACTGACTGGAAGATACTTCACGTCCACGACCTCCAGGGAAAGATGGAGAATCACGGCTACGTGGCCGATCGCACCACCGTCTACGAGATTTGCTCGAGCGAGCACGCCTCGAACATCCTCACGCGCGACGACGAGCGAGTCGTTTCATCGATGATGCCCTGTCGGGTTTCGGTCTACGAGACGAGCGACGGCAGGGTCTACATCTCGCGGATGAACGCCGGACTGGTCGCCACCGTCTTCGGTGGCGTGGTCCGTCGGACGATGGACGACGCCTACACGGAGAGCGAAGCGATCGTCGACGCAACGGTTGACCCATTCGACGACCCGCGTCCGTAA
- a CDS encoding D-2-hydroxyacid dehydrogenase, which produces MSQPDVVVLREGTEGLSMESYAETLQEHLPDAEVALARTPTDERELVPQARVVTGITVEETLLEDADRLELFACTFAGTDHVPIDALADHGVTVTNAGGIHAPGIAEQSIANMLVFARNLHEGWRRKRNGEWRHFQSDEFTGSTVTIVGLGSIGQEIAQRLEGFEVETIGIRYTPEKGGPTDEVFGFDEADIHEAFARSEYVVLACPLNDLTRGLVGSEELATLPPNAVVVNAARGGIIDTDALVAALQSNAIRGAALDVTDPEPLPNDHPLWDLENCLITPHTGGHTPKHWDRLAEIVAHNVDALEGDGDLENVVLDPT; this is translated from the coding sequence ATGAGTCAACCGGACGTCGTCGTCCTCCGAGAGGGGACCGAAGGCCTGTCGATGGAATCGTACGCCGAGACCCTACAAGAGCACCTGCCGGACGCCGAGGTCGCGCTCGCTCGAACGCCGACCGACGAGCGGGAACTCGTCCCGCAGGCCCGCGTCGTCACCGGCATCACGGTCGAGGAGACACTTCTCGAGGACGCCGACCGCCTCGAGTTATTCGCCTGTACGTTCGCCGGAACCGACCACGTGCCGATAGACGCCCTCGCGGATCACGGCGTGACGGTGACGAACGCGGGCGGTATCCACGCCCCTGGCATCGCCGAGCAGTCGATCGCGAACATGCTCGTCTTCGCACGCAACCTCCACGAAGGGTGGCGACGCAAGCGAAACGGCGAGTGGCGTCACTTCCAGTCGGACGAGTTCACGGGCTCGACGGTGACGATCGTCGGCCTCGGCTCGATCGGCCAGGAGATCGCACAGCGCCTCGAGGGCTTCGAGGTCGAGACGATCGGCATCCGCTATACGCCCGAAAAAGGCGGCCCGACCGACGAGGTGTTCGGCTTCGACGAGGCGGACATTCACGAGGCGTTCGCCCGAAGCGAGTACGTCGTCCTCGCCTGCCCGCTGAACGACCTGACGCGCGGACTCGTCGGGAGCGAGGAACTCGCGACGCTGCCTCCGAACGCCGTCGTCGTCAACGCCGCCCGTGGAGGGATTATCGACACCGACGCCCTCGTCGCTGCCCTCCAGTCGAACGCGATCCGGGGAGCCGCTCTCGACGTCACCGACCCCGAGCCGTTGCCCAACGACCACCCGCTCTGGGACCTCGAGAACTGCCTGATCACGCCCCACACGGGTGGGCACACGCCGAAACACTGGGACCGATTGGCCGAGATCGTCGCACACAACGTCGACGCGCTCGAGGGCGACGGGGACCTCGAAAACGTCGTCCTCGACCCGACATAG